AACCCGGTCTGGGCTTACTGGGCGGTCTCGGGGGTTGTCCTGGGGGCCGCCTACCTGCTCTGGCTCTACCAGAGGGTGTTCTGGGGGAAGGTCAGCAACGACGAGAACGCCCACCTCAAGGACCTGAACGCCCGTGAGCTGGCCACCCTCCTGCCCCTGGTGGTCCTCTGCTTCGTGATCGGCGTGTACCCGAAGCCATTCCTGGAATTCCTGCACGCGCCCATGGCCCGCGTGGCCGCCATTGTCCAGCCCGGAAAATTCGGCCCGGGGGTGGCGCAGGCGGCCAGCCCCCTGCCCGTCACGCCCGTGGTCGAGCCGACCGTCATCCCCGAGACGGCGGGCCCGGGCCGGCCCTGAGGGTTCAAGCTGCGCGCTGTCGACACGGGAAAACGCGTGTCTCCGGCAGCTCCGGCGGGTTCCAGGGAGGTCCTTCGGGGAGCTGGGACGGCCATGAGCCTCTCTGCGGTATCCTGCTGAAGCTCTAGAGCTAACGCCGTCTTGCGCCTCCCGGCGGGCTGTGATAGCCTCCCCCGCTGTTGTTCGCTCGACGGCCCTCTGTGCAGGGGGCAGTTTGACGCCGGACAAGAAGGACGGGGATCGGGGAGACTGGGCGCGCGCTCTCAGGGACGTGGCGCCCTATCTCGGGATGGGGACGGCCCTGGCCGTCACCGTCCTTCTGGGGCTCGCCGGCGGCTACTGGCTGGATGGCCAGTTTGGGACCAGGCCGCTGTTCTTTCTCCTGGGCGGAGCGTTTGGCTTGTTCGCGGCGCTATACCACTTCTACAAGACAGTGACGGACCTTAACCGGTGAGTCTCGGCAGATACACGCTCGTCGTCCTCGCCCTCCTCGGCGCTGGGCTGGGGACGGCTTGGCTGCCCCTGCTGCGCGGCCTCGAGCCCCGCGCGCGCTGGGCGGCCCTCTTGGGCGGCGCCCTGGCCGCGCTCAACGCCATCACCGCCTATTTCCTCGTTCTCTGGTCGGCCTCGCGGCCGACGGGAGCATTCCTGAGGGCCATCCTCGGGGGCATGGTCGGCCGAATGGCCTTGATGCTAGCGGCGGTGGTGGGGGCGGTTCTGGGCCTGGGCCTGCCCAGCGTCCCTCTGACCGTCTCCCTGCTCGCCTGCTTCGTGCCATTCCTGGTCCTGGAACTGACCGTTCTCCACAAGCGGGCGACGGCGGCTCCATGATGAGCCTGCTCCTCGCCCTCCAAGCCGCGGGTCCGGAAGCGGAGCCCGCCGCCGCCGGCGCGCATGAGGGGCCGGCCGCGATCCTCATGCACCACGTGCTCGACCAGCGGCTGGCCCACGTCGTGATCGGCCCCCTGGACCTGGGTCCTACCAAGCACCTCCTCTTCTTCCTGGCCGTGGGCGTCCTCCTGGTGGCCCTCATGAGATGGACCCTGGCCAGCTACCGGGACGGCATCCCCCGGGGGATCGCCGCCTTCGTGGAGATCCTCGTGATCTACATCCGCGACGAGGTCGCGGAGAAGAACATCGGCCACGGGGAGGGACGGAAGTTCACTCCCTTGCTCCTGAGCTTCTTCTTCTTCATCCTTGCCGCAGCCCTTTTCGGTCTGCTGCCGTTTTCCGCCACCGCCACCGGCAACCTGAGCGTGACCTTGGGCCTGGCCCTGGTGGCCTTTCTGGCCATGCAGTACGCCGGCATCTCCAAGTACGGCGTTGTCCACCACTTCGCGGGCATGGTGCCACCCGGGCTTCCCGTCTGGCTCATCCCCATCATGATCCCGGTGGAGATCCTGGGGGTACTCTCCAAGCCCTTCGCACTGATGATCCGCTTGTTCGCGAACATGCTGGCCGGGCACATGGTGATCACGGCCCTCCTGCTCCTGATCCCCCTCATGTCCGTGATCAGCACCGCTTTCGGCGTGGCCATGATCCCGGTGTCGGTGGGCCTCGCCCTCTTCATCGATCTGCTCGAGATCCTGGTCGCTTTCATCCAGGCCTACATCTTCACGCTGCTCACCGCTATCTTCATCGGGATGTACGCGCATCCCGCGCATTGATCCCACGGAGAAACAACAGAACTCTCAGGAGGAACTAAGGACATGGATCCCAAGGCTCTGGCGTACTTCGCGGCCGGCATTGGCGCCGGACTCACCATCATGGGGGGAGGGGCGGGGATCGGCCGCCTCGCCGCCGCCGCCCTGGAGGGCATTGCCCGCCAGCCCAACGCCGCCGCCGACATCCGCGCGGCCATGATCGTGGCCGCCGGTCTGATCGAGGGGGTGACGTTCTTCTCCTTGATCGTGGCCATCCTTCTGGCCATCAAGTAGGCCACGATGATGGCAGCCGCCGTTCTCCTGCTCGCCGCCCCCGAGGGCGGGGGCGGGGGCCTGACCGACATCAACCTCGGCCTGACCATCTGGACGGGAGTGGTCTTCCTGCTCTTCGCCATCGTGCTCGCAAAGTTCGCGTGGCGGCCGCTGCTTGACCTGATCGAGCTTCGGGAGCGGACGGTGCGCGAACAGGTGCAGGGCGCGGAGAAGGCCCACCACGAGGCCGAGGCCCTGCTGACCCAACAGAAGGAGATGCTGCGGGAGGCGGGGCGCGAGCGGGAGGAGATGATCCGGCGGGCCCTCAAGGAGGTGGAGCAGATCCGGGCCGACCTCGTGGCCAAGGCCCGGGCGGAGGCCGAGCACATCCTAGCGCGGGCCCAGGAACGCATCGAGCGGGACACGAGCGCCGCCCTGCTCGAGCTCCGGGCCCAGGTGGCGGACATCGCGGTGGAGGCGGCGGGCCGCATCGTGAAATCCTCCCTGACCCCCGAGGTCCAGAAGAAGCTGGTGAAGGACTACATCGACACCCTGCCGCGAGCTTAGAGGGGGGGGAGAGAGCCAGGCATGTCTGAGGTCGGCACGATCTTCAAGGGCCTGTGCAAGCTCTTCCAGAAGGGGAAGGTCAAGACCGCGCGGACGTTCTATTTCTCCCTGGGCGACGACGAGAAATGGACGGTGTCTCTCACGGGGGAGAAGTGCGAGGTCAAGGCCGGGAAGCCGGATGAGGACGCGGACTGTTTCTTCAAGGCCACGGAGCAGATGTTCCTGGATGTCTGGAACGGGCAGTACACCCCCTCCGCCAAGGACTTCCTGACCGGCGCCATCAAGAGCAACAACCCCCTCCTCCTGAAGGAGTTCATAGCCGCCTTTCGCAAGTAGGCAGGACGGGCGGGGGCACGGCGCGCCTTCCCCCGCTAAGCGGCTCCGCTTCAGCGCTTCATGGTCATGGGGTCCCGCAGGGGCAGGGTCGTGACCCGGCC
The window above is part of the Vicinamibacteria bacterium genome. Proteins encoded here:
- a CDS encoding AtpZ/AtpI family protein, with product MTPDKKDGDRGDWARALRDVAPYLGMGTALAVTVLLGLAGGYWLDGQFGTRPLFFLLGGAFGLFAALYHFYKTVTDLNR
- a CDS encoding SCP2 sterol-binding domain-containing protein, coding for MSEVGTIFKGLCKLFQKGKVKTARTFYFSLGDDEKWTVSLTGEKCEVKAGKPDEDADCFFKATEQMFLDVWNGQYTPSAKDFLTGAIKSNNPLLLKEFIAAFRK
- a CDS encoding ATP synthase F0 subunit C gives rise to the protein MDPKALAYFAAGIGAGLTIMGGGAGIGRLAAAALEGIARQPNAAADIRAAMIVAAGLIEGVTFFSLIVAILLAIK
- the atpF gene encoding F0F1 ATP synthase subunit B, encoding MMAAAVLLLAAPEGGGGGLTDINLGLTIWTGVVFLLFAIVLAKFAWRPLLDLIELRERTVREQVQGAEKAHHEAEALLTQQKEMLREAGREREEMIRRALKEVEQIRADLVAKARAEAEHILARAQERIERDTSAALLELRAQVADIAVEAAGRIVKSSLTPEVQKKLVKDYIDTLPRA
- the atpB gene encoding F0F1 ATP synthase subunit A, giving the protein MMSLLLALQAAGPEAEPAAAGAHEGPAAILMHHVLDQRLAHVVIGPLDLGPTKHLLFFLAVGVLLVALMRWTLASYRDGIPRGIAAFVEILVIYIRDEVAEKNIGHGEGRKFTPLLLSFFFFILAAALFGLLPFSATATGNLSVTLGLALVAFLAMQYAGISKYGVVHHFAGMVPPGLPVWLIPIMIPVEILGVLSKPFALMIRLFANMLAGHMVITALLLLIPLMSVISTAFGVAMIPVSVGLALFIDLLEILVAFIQAYIFTLLTAIFIGMYAHPAH